In a single window of the Centropristis striata isolate RG_2023a ecotype Rhode Island chromosome 18, C.striata_1.0, whole genome shotgun sequence genome:
- the lats1 gene encoding serine/threonine-protein kinase LATS1 isoform X1, which yields MKRGEKPEGYRQMRPKTFPTSNYSGNSQQMLQEIRNSLRNLSKPSDPPKVDNVGAVKMLPEDPRQQGRCSNPKNPYHKALQEIRKSLMPFAHEQTSGPEVKKHMSLETPSAGFDESNSRSMGAVIDYTGKVSYQDSMREQMVVSNPNATGLKAPGPSHIQQAVLRRPSWKGSKESLAPRHALMVDGMMYRSDSPGPPPAFPQGHPANSQRVNPPLPPQVRSVTPPPNRGAMPPGSSWDSNPSTKRYSGNMDYLVPRISPVPQGAWPDGYQSSAPQNPRGISPVPVGHQPIIMQTSGGNKFTFPSSWSQNGTPQQDYMAGGSRQPPPPPYPVNQSSRHSPTDQQMQSGGPASSPSYVNGGNIPQSMMVPNRNSHNLDMYNLGPPQSWSQAPLNPNQSQSSSGNSSNQDLSPSWQHNMPVRSNSFNNHQLNSRQAHASSSQPSATTVTAITQAPILQPVKSMRVQKPELHTAVAPTHPPWMQQPPPPPAAPAYPEPPAPVPQIPAEVPSYQGPPPPYPKHLLQQQAAPCPPAYDPGVNKLGTGREEEEESSGTDSSRDKTTESTAATATEKEKKQITTSPVPVRRNKKDEEPRGESGRIALYSPQAFKFFMEQHVENILKNHQQRIRRRKQLESEMQRVGLSSEAQEQMRMMLCQKESNYIRLKRAKMDKSMFKRIKTLGIGAFGEVCLARKEDTGSLYAMKTLRKKDVLLRNQVAHVKAERDILAEADNEWVVRLYYSFQDRDNLYFVMEYIPGGDMMSLLIRLGIFKEELAQFYIAELTCAVESVHKMGFIHRDIKPDNILIDRDGHIKLTDFGLCTGFRWTHDSKYYQSGDHVRQDSMDFSKEWEDPANCRCTDRLKPLERRKARQHQRCLAHSLVGTPNYIAPEVLLRTGYTQLCDWWSVGVILYEMVVGQPPFLATTPLETQMKVINWKSMLHIPPPAKLSPEASDLIVKLCRSPEDRLGKNGTDEIKAHPFFKTIDFSSDLRQQAAPYVPTIAHSTDTSNFDPVDPDKLWSSDSDGEDNLNDTLNCWFRNGKHPEHAFYEFTFRRFFDDNGHPYSCPKPIEYEGYNGDEADSEGPVQEAAGSSATQGRDLVYV from the exons ATGAAGAGAGGGGAGAAACCCGAAGGATACAGACAGATGAGACCCAAAACGTTTCCCACCAGCAACTACAGCGGCAACAGCCAGCAAATGCTGCAGGAAATTCGGAACAGCCTGCGCAACCTGTCCAAACCCTCGGACCCTCCTAAAGTGGACAATGTAGGGGCTGTAAAAATGCTTCCTGAGGACCCAAGGCAACAGGGGCGATGCAGCAACCCCAAAAACCCCTACCACAAAGCCTTACAGGAGATCCGCAAATCCCTGATGCCTTTTGCCCACGAGCAAACCTCAGGCCCTGAGGTGAAAAAACACATGTCGCTGGAAACCCCCTCTGCTGGGTTTGATGAG AGCAACAGTCGCAGTATGGGGGCAGTAATAGACTACACGGGTAAGGTGAGCTACCAGGACTCAATGAGGGAACAGATGGTTGTTTCCAATCCTAACGCTACAGGTCTGAAAGCTCCAG GACCTTCTCATATCCAGCAGGCTGTGCTGAGGAGGCCGAGCTGGAAAGGCTCTAAGGAGTCTTTGGCGCCTCGACATGCTCTCATGGTGGACGGAATGATGTACCGCTCAGACAGCCCTGGACCGCCTCCTGCCTTCCCACAGGGTCACCCTGCTAACAGCCAGAGGGTCAATCCTCCACTGCCGCCTCAGGTGCGCAGCGTCACACCTCCACCAAACCGGGGTGCCATGCCTCCTGGTTCATCCTGGGACAGCAACCCATCAACAAAACGCTACTCTGGCAACATGGATTACCTTGTTCCCCGCATCTCTCCGGTGCCCCAGGGGGCCTGGCCTGATGGGTACCAGTCGTCCGCACCTCAGAATCCACGTGGGATCAGCCCAGTCCCTGTGGGCCATCAGCCCATTATAATGCAGACCTCCGGAGGAAATAAGTTCACATTTCCCTCCAGCTGGTCTCAGAATGGCACTCCTCAGCAAGACTACATGGCGGGGGGCAGCAGGCAGCCTCCTCCACCGCCGTACCCAGTTAACCAGAGCAGCAGGCACAGTCCCACTGACCAGCAGATGCAGTCAGGAGGACCTGCATCCTCTCCCTCTTATGTCAACGGTGGAAACATCCCTCAGTCCATGATGGTTCCAAACAGGAACAGTCACAACCTTGACATGTATAACTTAGGTCCTCCTCAGTCCTGGTCCCAGGctcctctgaaccccaaccagTCCCAGTCTTCCTCTGGCAACAGCAGCAACCAGGATCTGTCACCGTCGTGGCAGCACAACATGCCGGTCCGGTCTAATTCCTTCAACAACCATCAGCTAAACAGCAGACAGGCACACGCATCCAGCTCCCAGCCCTCTGCTACCACAGTCACGGCCATCACCCAGGCTCCCATCCTGCAGCCGGTCAAAAGCATGCGAGTCCAGAAACCAGAGTTACACACTGCGGTTGCTCCCACACACCCTCCATGGATGCAGCAGCCTCCACCGCCTCCAGCTGCACCCGCGTACCCAGAACCCCCAGCCCCTGTACCTCAGATCCCTGCAGAAGTCCCCAGCTACCAGGGTCCCCCTCCACCCTATCCCAAAcatctcctccagcagcaggctGCACCCTGCCCCCCCGCCTATGACCCAGGGGTCAATAAGCTTGGCACAggtagagaggaggaggaggagagcagcggCACAGACAGCTCCCGGGACAAGACGACAGAAAGCACCGCAGCAACAGCgacagagaaggagaagaagcaaATCACGACATCGCCCGTTCCTGTCCGCCGCAACAAGAAAGATGAAGAGCCAAGAGGGGAGTCCGGAAGAATTGCACTGTACTCCCCACAGGCCTTCAAGTTCTTCATGGAGCAACATGTGGAGAACATCCTGAAGAACCATCAGCAGAGGATTCGAAGGAGGAAGCAGCTGGAAAGTGAAATGCAAAGG GTGGGTTTGTCTTCAGAAGCTCAGGAGCAGATGCGTATGATGCTCTGCCAGAAAGAGTCTAACTACATCAGGCTAAAGCGAGCCAAGATGGATAAATCCATGTTCAAAAGAATCAAGACCCTCGGCATCGGAGCCTTTGGTGAGGTGTGCTTGGCCAGAAAGGAGGACACAGGATCGCTGTACGCCATGAAGACGCTCCGTAAGAAGGACGTGCTGCTGAGGAACCAGGTGGCCCACGTCAAGGCTGAGAGAGACATCCTGGCTGAGGCAGACAACGAGTGGGTGGTGCGTCTCTACTACTCTTTCCAAGACAGGGACAACCTGTACTTTGTCATGGAGTACATCCCTGGAGGGGACATGATGAGCCTTCTCATCCGGCTCGGCATCTTCAAAGAAGAGCTGGCCCAGTTCTACATCGCTGAGCTCACCTGTGCTGTGGAGAGCGTCCACAAGATGGGCTTCATCCACAGAGACATCAAGCCCGATAACATCCTCATAGACCGAGACGGACACATTAAACTGACCGACTTCGGCCTTTGCACCGGCTTCCGCTGGACGCACGACTCCAAGTATTACCAGAGTG GGGACCATGTGAGGCAGGACAGCATGGACTTCAGTAAGGAGTGGGAAGACCCGGCTAACTGCCGCTGTACGGACCGTCTGAAGCCTCTGGAGAGGAGAAAGGCCCGGCAGCACCAGCGCTGTCTGGCACATTCACTGGTCGGGACCCCAAACTACATAGCGCCAGAAGTGCTGCTCCGAACAG GATACACCCAGCTCTGTGATTGGTGGAGTGTTGGTGTCATCTTGTATGAAATGGTTGTTGGACAGCCTCCCTTCTTAGCGACCACGCCCCTGGAGACACAGATGAAG GTGATAAACTGGAAGAGCATGCTGCACATTCCCCCACCAGCCAAGCTCAGCCCAGAGGCGTCCGACCTCATCGTTAAATTGTGCCGCAGCCCAGAGGACCGCCTCGGCAAGAACGGCACGGACGAAATCAAAGCCCACCCTTTCTTCAAGACCATCGACTTCTCCAGCGACCTCCGGCAGCAGGCGGCGCCGTACGTCCCCACCATCGCTCACTCCACAGACACCTCCAACTTCGACCCCGTGGACCCGGACAAACTGTGGAGCAGCGACAGCGACGGCGAGGACAACCTCAACGACACCCTCAACTGCTGGTTCCGCAACGGCAAACACCCCGAACACGCCTTCTACGAATTCACCTTCCGCCGCTTCTTCGATGACAACGGCCACCCGTACAGCTGCCCCAAACCTATCGAGTACGAGGGTTATAACGGGGACGAGGCGGACTCAGAGGGCCCGGTGCAGGAGGCGGCTGGTAGCTCAGCGACTCAGGGCCGAGACCTGGTCTACGTCTAG
- the lats1 gene encoding serine/threonine-protein kinase LATS1 isoform X2 → MKRGEKPEGYRQMRPKTFPTSNYSGNSQQMLQEIRNSLRNLSKPSDPPKVDNVGAVKMLPEDPRQQGRCSNPKNPYHKALQEIRKSLMPFAHEQTSGPEVKKHMSLETPSAGFDESNSRSMGAVIDYTGKVSYQDSMREQMVVSNPNATGLKAPGPSHIQQAVLRRPSWKGSKESLAPRHALMVDGMMYRSDSPGPPPAFPQGHPANSQRVNPPLPPQVRSVTPPPNRGAMPPGSSWDSNPSTKRYSGNMDYLVPRISPVPQGAWPDGYQSSAPQNPRGISPVPVGHQPIIMQTSGGNKFTFPSSWSQNGTPQQDYMAGGSRQPPPPPYPVNQSSRHSPTDQQMQSGGPASSPSYVNGGNIPQSMMVPNRNSHNLDMYNLGPPQSWSQAPLNPNQSQSSSGNSSNQDLSPSWQHNMPVRSNSFNNHQLNSRQAHASSSQPSATTVTAITQAPILQPVKSMRVQKPELHTAVAPTHPPWMQQPPPPPAAPAYPEPPAPVPQIPAEVPSYQGPPPPYPKHLLQQQAAPCPPAYDPGVNKLGTGREEEEESSGTDSSRDKTTESTAATATEKEKKQITTSPVPVRRNKKDEEPRGESGRIALYSPQAFKFFMEQHVENILKNHQQRIRRRKQLESEMQRLI, encoded by the exons ATGAAGAGAGGGGAGAAACCCGAAGGATACAGACAGATGAGACCCAAAACGTTTCCCACCAGCAACTACAGCGGCAACAGCCAGCAAATGCTGCAGGAAATTCGGAACAGCCTGCGCAACCTGTCCAAACCCTCGGACCCTCCTAAAGTGGACAATGTAGGGGCTGTAAAAATGCTTCCTGAGGACCCAAGGCAACAGGGGCGATGCAGCAACCCCAAAAACCCCTACCACAAAGCCTTACAGGAGATCCGCAAATCCCTGATGCCTTTTGCCCACGAGCAAACCTCAGGCCCTGAGGTGAAAAAACACATGTCGCTGGAAACCCCCTCTGCTGGGTTTGATGAG AGCAACAGTCGCAGTATGGGGGCAGTAATAGACTACACGGGTAAGGTGAGCTACCAGGACTCAATGAGGGAACAGATGGTTGTTTCCAATCCTAACGCTACAGGTCTGAAAGCTCCAG GACCTTCTCATATCCAGCAGGCTGTGCTGAGGAGGCCGAGCTGGAAAGGCTCTAAGGAGTCTTTGGCGCCTCGACATGCTCTCATGGTGGACGGAATGATGTACCGCTCAGACAGCCCTGGACCGCCTCCTGCCTTCCCACAGGGTCACCCTGCTAACAGCCAGAGGGTCAATCCTCCACTGCCGCCTCAGGTGCGCAGCGTCACACCTCCACCAAACCGGGGTGCCATGCCTCCTGGTTCATCCTGGGACAGCAACCCATCAACAAAACGCTACTCTGGCAACATGGATTACCTTGTTCCCCGCATCTCTCCGGTGCCCCAGGGGGCCTGGCCTGATGGGTACCAGTCGTCCGCACCTCAGAATCCACGTGGGATCAGCCCAGTCCCTGTGGGCCATCAGCCCATTATAATGCAGACCTCCGGAGGAAATAAGTTCACATTTCCCTCCAGCTGGTCTCAGAATGGCACTCCTCAGCAAGACTACATGGCGGGGGGCAGCAGGCAGCCTCCTCCACCGCCGTACCCAGTTAACCAGAGCAGCAGGCACAGTCCCACTGACCAGCAGATGCAGTCAGGAGGACCTGCATCCTCTCCCTCTTATGTCAACGGTGGAAACATCCCTCAGTCCATGATGGTTCCAAACAGGAACAGTCACAACCTTGACATGTATAACTTAGGTCCTCCTCAGTCCTGGTCCCAGGctcctctgaaccccaaccagTCCCAGTCTTCCTCTGGCAACAGCAGCAACCAGGATCTGTCACCGTCGTGGCAGCACAACATGCCGGTCCGGTCTAATTCCTTCAACAACCATCAGCTAAACAGCAGACAGGCACACGCATCCAGCTCCCAGCCCTCTGCTACCACAGTCACGGCCATCACCCAGGCTCCCATCCTGCAGCCGGTCAAAAGCATGCGAGTCCAGAAACCAGAGTTACACACTGCGGTTGCTCCCACACACCCTCCATGGATGCAGCAGCCTCCACCGCCTCCAGCTGCACCCGCGTACCCAGAACCCCCAGCCCCTGTACCTCAGATCCCTGCAGAAGTCCCCAGCTACCAGGGTCCCCCTCCACCCTATCCCAAAcatctcctccagcagcaggctGCACCCTGCCCCCCCGCCTATGACCCAGGGGTCAATAAGCTTGGCACAggtagagaggaggaggaggagagcagcggCACAGACAGCTCCCGGGACAAGACGACAGAAAGCACCGCAGCAACAGCgacagagaaggagaagaagcaaATCACGACATCGCCCGTTCCTGTCCGCCGCAACAAGAAAGATGAAGAGCCAAGAGGGGAGTCCGGAAGAATTGCACTGTACTCCCCACAGGCCTTCAAGTTCTTCATGGAGCAACATGTGGAGAACATCCTGAAGAACCATCAGCAGAGGATTCGAAGGAGGAAGCAGCTGGAAAGTGAAATGCAAAGG CTGATCTAA